The following proteins are encoded in a genomic region of Liolophura sinensis isolate JHLJ2023 chromosome 7, CUHK_Ljap_v2, whole genome shotgun sequence:
- the LOC135471315 gene encoding holocytochrome c-type synthase-like, with product MGSSNSSQNNVNPAQATIDSKTAREAALGINTNQNYPSECPMHQANQTPSGCPMHQTNTDNVNLDNMMPPPNQRPAPDQPFPLPINRQVSSIPKADSNENWVYPSPQMFWNAMLRKGWRWKEDDVKPENMDAIIRIHNANNEQAWEEVLKWEALHARECGNPKLKRFGGKATQFSPRARIRHWLGYELPFDRHDWIVDRCGKEVRYIIDYYDGGSVDPNTFQFTLLDVRPALDSPGAFWDRTKVAWWRWTSSFSSDSNPSGTKSVPHLPTGENSDTRTASSGS from the exons ATGGGCTCTTCAAACTCCTCTCAGAACAATGTTAATCCAGCTCAAGCCACAATTGACAGTAAGACAGCCAGAGAGGCAGCACTTGGTATCAACACAAATCAGAACTATCCCAGTGAATGTCCCATGCATCAAGCTAATCAAACACCATCTGGCTGCCCAATGCATCAAACTAACACAGATAATGTCAACTTGGACAATATG ATGCCACCACCTAACCAGCGACCAGCTCCTGATCAACCATTCCCTTTACCAATAAACAGACAAGTATCATCAATCCCGAAGGCAGATTCCAATGAAAACTGGGTATATCCCTCACCACAAATGTTCTGGAATGCAATGTTGAGAAAAG GTTGGCGATGGAAAGAAGATGATGTCAAACCAGAAAATATGGATGCCATTATCAGGATTCATAATGCGAACAATGAACAGGCCTGGGAAGAAGTTCTTAAGTGGGAGGCTCTCCATGCCAG GGAATGTGGTAATCCAAAACTGAAAAGGTTTGGCGGAAAGGCTACACAGTTCTCTCCAAGAGCCCGGATACGGCATTGGCTGGG ATACGAGTTGCCATTCGACAGACATGACTGGATTGTAGACCGCTGTGGGAAGGAGGTCCGTTACATCATTGATTACTACGACGGGGGCTCAGTGGACCCTAACACATTTCAGTTCACCCTTCTAGATGTGCGCCCTGCCCTGGACTCTCCAGGGGCGTTTTGGGACCGTACTAAGGTGGCTTGGTGGCGGTGGACCTCTAGTTTCAGCAGTGATTCTAACCCATCAGGAACCAAATCTGTTCCTCACTTACCCACAGGAGAGAACAGTGACACAAGGACAGCCAGCTCGGGCAGCTGA